The following coding sequences are from one Culex quinquefasciatus strain JHB chromosome 1, VPISU_Cqui_1.0_pri_paternal, whole genome shotgun sequence window:
- the LOC6034799 gene encoding DNA polymerase eta, which yields MSTKQLINVNNKYDRVVVLVDMDCFYCQVEEKLNPEIKGQPIAVVQYNPWQGGGIIAVNYPARARGVTRHMRGDEARQHCPEIVLPQVPQRGGKADISKYRDAGKEVAAVLQTFTPLLERASVDEAYMDITERVLARLHDMNVGKFHLQPETLDNTFAVGYESVGQYVQKISCDLDGRSSSQELESEEDRVAYKKSDIKLLIGASIVNEIRAAVKEKTGYECSAGIAHNKILAKLTAGFHKPNKQTVLPLKSISKLYQTLQIKKVKGLGGKLGEQVCELLKIEFMSQLTQFSEKQLQAHFDERMGSWMYLMARGIDLEAVTPKFNSKSIGCCKRFPGKNAITGLATLQHWLGELANEIQDRLEKDLDENNRTARQMTVSYAQQIGDNDVSSTRSVPLVCYEAERIAKDALEAIRRNTEVFLKQGSNGALNNAVKFLGISAGKFENNATGKKSALMEMFSNIASKAPNPGETSKDAPTSYNIASNAPNSGESSKDPPKSETTAKKVTKRDISSFFNAKGGEKDGSSVADETSESVDVAVKTEDIPLPEASVAETVEEDNYSNTTLPLDEAQENIPSPKPSPKAKPLRSDSKEIEVEETSEPAVIPTTVPSNDDCKPSTSGLDYRSTYAEFQCLEQQQPVPTISVTTKPCPECGKNVPEHTLQSHLDFHVALRISQQQREEFRNELKQKLSSPAATAPKPIKPAANQTPKAKLSKAKIDKYLTSAAQNRTASAVSEDATSVARCDECGKMVALDAVQEHSDFHAAKKLQLELNRQEMRTVTTNGFHTKPATTGGGAKRKRPPGGDKVQPVKINNLSSYFTKM from the exons ATGTCAACTAAACAGTTAATCAACGTTAACAATAAATATGACAGAGTTGTGGTTTTG GTGGACATGGATTGCTTCTACTGCCAGGTCGAAGAGAAGCTCAATCCAGAAATCAAAGGGCAACCAATTGCCGTAGTTCAGTACAATCCGTGGCAGGGTGGAGG GATAATCGCCGTCAACTATCCGGCGAGGGCCAGGGGCGTTACGCGGCACATGCGCGGTGACGAGGCGCGCCAGCACTGTCCGGAGATTGTGCTTCCCCAGGTTCCGCAGCGGGGCGGTAAGGCCGACATTTCCAAGTACCGCGATGCGGGGAAAGAGGTTGCGGCCGTCCTGCAGACCTTCACTCCCCTTTTGGAGCGAGCGAGCGTCGATGAG GCCTACATGGACATAACGGAACGAGTGCTGGCAAGACTGCACGATATGAACGTGGGCAAGTTTCATCTGCAGCCGGAGACGTTGGACAATACTTTCGCGGTGGGCTATGAAAGCGTCGGTCAGTacgttcagaaaatttcttgtGATTTGGACGGACGTAGCAGCTCGCAAGAGCTGGAAAGCGAAGAGGATCGGGTTGCATACAAGAAGAGTGACATCAAGCTGTTGATTGGAGCTTCCATCGTCAACGAGATCCGCGCAGCGGTGAAGGAGAAAACGGGTTACGAGTGCTCGGCAGGCATCGCGCACAACAAAATTCTCGCCAAGCTCACGGCAGGGTTTCACAAGCCCAACAAGCAAACCGTGCTTCCGCTGAAAAGCATCTCGAAATTGTACCAAACGTTACAGATCAAAAAGGTCAAAGGTTTGGGTGGAAAACTGGGCGAACAGGTGTGCGAGCTGCTGAAGATAGAGTTCATGTCCCAGTTGACACAGTTTTCGGAGAAGCAGCTGCAAGCTCATTTTGACGAGCGCATGGGTTCGTGGATGTATTTGATGGCTCGAGGAATCGATTTGGAAGCAGTCACGCCCAAGTTCAACTCAAAGAGCATCGGCTGTTGTAAGCGATTCCCGGGGAAGAACGCCATCACTGGACTGGCCACCTTGCAGCACTGGCTAGGGGAGCTGGCGAATGAGATCCAGGATCGTTTGGAGAAGGACTTGGACGAAAATAATCGCACTGCACGTCAGATGACCGTGAGCTACGCGCAGCAGATCGGAGACAACGACGTTTCGAGCACGAGAAGTGTGCCGCTGGTGTGTTACGAAGCGGAACGCATCGCAAAAGATGCTTTGGAAGCGATTCGACGTAATACGGAGGTATTTCTGAAGCAAGGCAGCAACGGAGCGCTGAACAATGCTGTCAAGTTTCTTGGGATTAGCGCAGGGAAGTTTGAGAATAACGCGACCGGCAAGAAGAGTGCGCTGATGGAGATGTTCTCCAACATTGCAAGCAAGGCGCCGAATCCGGGGGAAACGTCGAAGGATGCGCCGACATCATACAACATTGCAAGCAATGCGCCGAATTCGGGGGAATCGTCGAAGGATCCGCCGAAGTCTGAAACGACGGCCAAGAAGGTGACCAAAAGGGATATTTCAAGCTTTTTCAACGCTAAGGGAGGAGAAAAGGATGGTTCTTCGGTTGCAGATGAGACCTCGGAAAGTGTTGACGTGGCCGTTAAGACAGAGGATATCCCGCTGCCGGAGGCGAGTGTTGCCGAAACCGTAGAGGAGGACAACTATTCAAACACGACCTTGCCTTTGGACGAGGCTCAGGAAAATATTCCGTCACCTAAGCCGTCGCCGAAAGCTAAGCCTCTACGAAGCGATTCCAAGGAAATCGAGGTTGAAGAAACATCCGAACCAGCAGTGATTCCAACAACCGTGCCATCAAACGACGATTGCAAGCCGTCGACTTCCGGTCTCGATTACCGCTCGACCTATGCCGAGTTCCAGTGTCTGGAACAGCAGCAGCCCGTTCCGACAATTTCCGTAACCACCAAACCGTGCCCGGAGTGCGGTAAAAACGTTCCCGAGCACACCCTGCAATCCCACCTGGACTTTCACGTGGCCCTGCGAATCAGCCAACAGCAGCGCGAAGAGTTTCGCAACGAGCTCAAACAAAAGCTGTCTTCGCCAGCGGCGACGGCGCCAAAACCCATCAAACCTGCCGCCAATCAAACGCCCAAAGCCAAATTGAGCAAAGCAAAAATCGACAAGTACCTCACCTCAGCAGCACAAAACAGAACCGCGAGCGCCGTCAGCGAGGACGCGACCAGCGTGGCGCGATGTGACGAATGTGGCAAGATGGTTGCCCTGGATGCCGTGCAGGAGCACTCGGACTTTCACGCGGCGAAGAAGCTTCAGCTCGAGCTGAACCGGCAGGAGATGCGGACGGTCACGACGAACGGGTTCCATACGAAGCCGGCCACAACTGGTGGCGGAGCCAAGCGGAAGAGACCCCCTGGCGGGGATAAGGTTCAGCCGGTGAAAATTAACAACTTGTCATCGTACTTTACGAAGATGTAG
- the LOC6034796 gene encoding mpv17-like protein 2, translating into MIRILNQLRALSRKAFSKRYLLYTNVAISFSLSGMGDIIEQHYEIYTGTLECWDRQRTHQMSISGLTVGVFCHNWYNFMDRKFPGRTLRVVLKKVLIDQAIASPIVIFMFFATLGVLRKASVDETIQEMKDKFVRLYTAEWVVWPPAQLFNFYLLPTKYRVLYDNTISLGYDVYTSYVINEKIDHSQDNNSNSS; encoded by the coding sequence ATGATCCGGATATTGAACCAACTCCGTGCCTTAAGTAGGAAAGCCTTCAGCAAACGCTATCTGCTCTACACGAACGTAGCCATCTCGTTCAGTCTGTCCGGAATGGGTGACATAATTGAGCAGCATTACGAAATTTACACGGGGACCTTGGAATGCTGGGACCGTCAGCGTACGCACCAAATGTCCATATCGGGCCTGACGGTTGGCGTTTTCTGCCACAATTGGTATAACTTCATGGACCGCAAGTTTCCTGGCCGAACGCTCCGAGTCGTGCTGAAGAAGGTGCTCATTGACCAGGCCATAGCTTCGCCGATTGTGATCTTTATGTTTTTTGCGACGCTGGGCGTTCTTCGGAAGGCTTCCGTGGACGAAACCATTCAGGAGATGAAGGATAAGTTCGTTCGGTTGTACACGGCGGAGTGGGTCGTGTGGCCACCGGCACAGTTGTTCAACTTTTACCTCCTGCCGACCAAGTACCGTGTTCTTTACGATAATACGATTTCGCTAGGGTACGACGTTTATACAAGTTATGTTATAAATGAGAAAATAGATCATAGTCAAGATAACAATAGTAATTCAAGCTAA
- the LOC6034798 gene encoding N-acetylneuraminate 9-O-acetyltransferase, which translates to MGSDTKISKAELFIQNLNASNAKKLALLMVLGFTLYHGFLHLRYGNDSCKWLLSDGRFKGDKEWQPFGCMLHKYTETDTRKCFRYLAFWGTQNHFVFIGDVRIRSLYLEMVNHLKPPNDADNASIQSTLGKTENLQFVDFKLRLQINYIYASEVSKVMIDEFIKWQHEEDPPSLIVASCTYSSFHNGNVTKDIQKAFEKNLTRMVKPIDALVAKKSKVIWKLQDPIDHDRINDEWKNVQNEDIDRINQVVYDILGYSDAKIWSSGKMIASGLRDEFVDGHKLGTLALKHDVQILLNMYCNDYMNYNDGTCCSSAETHTIIQVITYALLGVCLAIAGAMIIRRWFQKLRGVNMYMPLSQTAGVQQHAATSSQSPVMALASLAVIMVYFYLCDRTNFFMKENKYYSEFSFWIPVGYVFVLGLFFTEDSKFTKVLHRDQTDELKGWMQLVILIYYMTGASHVLPIYMQIKVLISGYLFLSGYGHFTYCWQTGNLGLERFLSVMFKINFFTVVLCLCMNRPYQFYFFVPLLSFWFCMIYFLLSIPPRITAQSSENNAYQYLYVVLKFVCILSVITILYMSEVFFERIFVTRPWKALFVTTDDDVTVWWYRWKLDRYTITFGMIFAAIFHIAQKYYIFDDNNHGNLFSRRISLSSTLAAIIGIGFYTTWSFFCRNKQDCEEIHSYVVFIPIVGYILLRNISGILRTRYSTFFAWFGRISLELFICQYHIWLAADRNGVLVLLPGFPTLNVLITSFIFVCVSHEVHRLTTVLLPYAVPNDWKLALRNLLIFAVVLIPIGRYDGMF; encoded by the exons ATGGGAAGCGACACCAAAATATCCAAAGCGGAGCTCTTCATCCAGAACCTGAACGCCAGCAATGCCAAGAAGCTGGCCCTTTTGATGGTACTGGGATTCACCCTTTATCACGGATTTCTGCATTTACGATACG GCAATGACTCATGCAAGTGGCTGCTCAGCGACGGAAGATTCAAGGGAGATAAGGAGTGGCAACCGTTCGGGTGTATGCTGCACAAATATACCGAAAC CGACACGCGAAAATGCTTCCGCTATTTGGCCTTCTGGGGTACCCAGAATCACTTTGTCTTCATCGGGGACGTTCGCATCCGGAGTCTGTACCTCGAGATGGTTAATCACTTGAAGCCCCCGAACGATGCGGACAACGCTTCGATACAGTCCACGCTGGGCAAAACAGAAAACTTGCAGTTTGTGGACTTTAAGCTGCGACTCCAGATCAACTACATCTACGCCAGCGAGGTGTCGAAGGTCATGATCGATGAGTTTATCAAGTGGCAGCACGAGGAGGACCCGCCGAGTCTGATCGTGGCCAGCTGCACCTACTCGAGCTTCCACAATGGGAACGTTACCAAGGATATTCAGAAAGCGTTCGAGAAGAACCTGACGAGGATGGTGAAACCGATTGACGCGTTGGTGGCGAAAAAATCCAAAGTGATTTGGAAGCTGCAGGATCCCATCGATCACGATCGGATCAACGATGAGTGGAAGAATGTTCAAAACGAGGACATCGACCGGATCAACCAGGTGGTGTACGACATACTGGGTTATTCGGATGCGAAGATTTGGTCTTCGGGAAAGATGATCGCTTCAGGGCTGCGAGATGAGTTTGTAGATGGACATAAGCTCGGAACGCTCGCGCTGAAACACGACGTGCAGATTCTGCTGAATATGTACTGCAACGATTACATGAACTACAACGATGGAACCTGCTGTAGCAGCGCAGAAACGCACACGATCATCCAGGTCATCACGTATGCTCTGTTGGGCGTTTG TCTTGCCATCGCCGGTGCCATGATCATCCGTCGCTGGTTTCAGAAGCTGCGTGGTGTCAACATGTACATGCCGCTAAGCCAAACCGCCGGTGTCCAGCAGCATGCAGCGACGTCTTCGCAGTCTCCGGTGATGGCGCTCGCCTCGTTGGCCGTGATCATGGTGTACTTTTACCTCTGCGATCGGACCAACTTCTTCATGAAGGAGAACAAGTACTATTCTGAGTTTAGCTTCTGGATTCCAGTGGGCTACGTCTTTGTGCTGGGTTTGTTCTTCACGGAGGACAGCAAGTTTACCAAGGTATTGCACCGGGATCAAACGGACGAGCTGAAGGGCTGGATGCAGCTCgttattttgatttattacATGACCGGAGCTTCGCACGTGCTTCCGATTTACATGCAGATCAAGGTGCTGATCAGCGGTTATCTATTTCTGTCCGGCTACGGACATTTTACCTACTGCTGGCAAACGGGCAACCTCGGACTGGAGCGGTTCCTCAGTGTCATgttcaaaattaactttttcaccGTCGTTCTGTGTTTGTGCATGAACAGACCCTatcaattttacttttttgtgcCACTTTTGTCCTTTTGGTTCTGCATGATTTATTTCTTGCTCTCTATTCCACCAAGAATCACTGCCCAAAGCTCGGAGAACAATGCCTACCAGTATTTATACGTTGTGCTCAAGTTTGTGTGCATTTTGAGCGTAATTACCATCCTGTACATGTCGGAAGTGTTCTTTGAACGAATTTTCGTCACCCGACCGTGGAAAGCGCTCTTCGTGACGACAGATGACGATGTGACGGTGTGGTGGTACAGGTGGAAATTGGACCGGTACACAATCACGTTCGGCATGATTTTCGCCGCCATATTTCACATTGCACAAAAGTATTACATCTTCGACGACAACAACCACGGAAATTTATTTTCCCGGCGCATTTCCCTAAGCTCAACGCTGGCCGCCATCATTGGCATCGGATTCTACACGACCTGGAGTTTCTTCTGCCGAAACAAGCAGGACTGCGAGGAAATACACTCGTACGTGGTTTTCATCCCGATCGTCGGTTACATTCTGCTGCGAAACATTTCGGGCATTTTGCGAACTCGCTATTCCACCTTCTTTGCCTGGTTTGGCAGAATCTCTCTAGAGCTGTTCATCTGCCAGTACCACATTTGGCTGGCAGCCGACCGGAACGGGGTGCTCGTTCTGCTGCCAGGATTTCCAACGCTCAATGTGCTCATTACTTCGTTCATTTTCGTATGCGTATCtcatgaagtgcaccgtttgaCCACCGTCCTGCTGCCGTATGCGGTTCCAAACGACTGGAAGTTGGCGCTGCGAAATCTGTTGATTTTTGCCGTTGTTTTGATCCCTATTGGGCGTTATGACGGCATGTTCTAG